One Hypomesus transpacificus isolate Combined female unplaced genomic scaffold, fHypTra1 scaffold_300, whole genome shotgun sequence genomic window carries:
- the dand5 gene encoding DAN domain family member 5: protein MNALMTFVFLPAVASLAFPFPRHGFRPFGKRTHDFDSSGNGPDDPSRGIVKVVKLDLHHSAHPGVFRRGLVPRTVPSSRVPFPAFLAMGRPGPALPAQFAVPPLPHLRRESQSGLDVKKKQGLAMWQKAMNKGDHGKMSMPLPVTLKDAGKQTCTAVPFTHRVTDDGCDSVTVHNNLCFGQCSSLFVPSEGEFVGLSGPGRGRAPCSRCAPSKARTVVVPLRCGTGVRERRVMVVEECKCETGREQGKVEASHM, encoded by the exons ATGAATGCACTTATGACTTTTGTGTTTTTACCGGCTGTGGCTTCTTTGGCTTTTCCGTTTCCCCGCCACGGCTTTCGTCCTTTTGGCAAGAGGACACACGACTTTGATTCATCCGGTAACGGCCCAGACGATCCTAGTCGAGGAATTGTAAAAGTGGTCAAACTTGACCTGCATCATTCAGCCCACCCTGGTGTTTTTAGGCGTGGACTAGTCCCAAGAACCGTACCTAGTTCGAGGGTGCCCTTCCCTGCCTTCTTGGCCATGGGCCGTCCGGGACCTGCACTCCCCGCTCAATTTGCTGTCCCTCCACTGCCGCACCTGCGTCGTGAGAGCCAATCCGGGTTGGATGTGAAGAAGAAACAAGGCTTGGCGATGTGGCAGAAAGCTATGAACAAAGGCGACCATGGTAAAATGTCCATGCCTCTCCCCGTCACCCTGAAGGACGCTGGCAAACAGACCTGCACCGCCGTGCCTTTTACGCAT CGGGTGACAGACGATGGATGCGACTCTGTGACAGTTCACAACAACCTGTGCTTCGGTCAGTGCAGTTCGCTCTTCGTCCCGTCAGAAGGCGAATTCGTCGGCCTCTCTGGACCAGGACGCGGTCGCGCGCCCTGTTCCCGGTGCGCTCCGTCCAAGGCACGCACCGTCGTGGTGCCACTGCGCTGTGGAACAGGAGTGCGGGAAAGGCGTgtgatggtggtggaggagtgCAAATGCGAGACTGGCCGTGAACAGGGGAAGGTAGAGGCCTCCCATATGTGA
- the LOC124463746 gene encoding tetraspanin-16-like gives MARLHHTYAIMRNLLLLLSSILILSGLVLLGMGVWIMYGAATFVQVMGSFSVHLVTLSYICIGVGGVLALLGTVGYLGAKKENRCLILLYFSVVTTLFIAELMGTITVLFYKDLVEFTIREASKKTLMTAYIGPASTDPISSAWNSVMIKNKCCGFDNSTEDFKNSVFSTNTGLLYPKACCVNMKDPTCDGLTIEEGLLHQASCLSKLVTVIKEQSVIIGSTAAVICIMELVSMIVSVVLFVRLGNVYY, from the exons ATGGCCAGACTACACCACACGTATGCCATAATGAGGAACCTGCTGTTACTGCTTAGCAGCATCCTAATC CTGAGTGGGTTGGTGCTGTTGGGCATGGGCGTGTGGATCATGTATGGCGCGGCCACCTTCGTGCAGGTCATGGGCTCCTTCTCCGTTCATCTGGTGACCCTTAGCTACATCTGCataggggttggaggggtgctAGCTCTGCTGGGCACCGTGGGCTACCTCGGGGCCAAGAAGGAGAACCGTTGTCTCATCTTGCTG TATTTCTCCGTTGTGACAACGTTGTTTATAGCCGAGCTCATGGGAACCATCACTGTCTTGTTTTACAAAGACCTA GTGGAGTTTACAATTCGTGAGGCCAGTAAGAAGACTCTCATGACGGCCTACATTGGCCCCGCCTCCACTGACCCCATATCAAGCGCCTGGAACTCAGTGATGATCAAG AACAAGTGCTGTGGCTTCGATAACTCCACGGAGGACTTCAAGAACTCTGTGTTCAGCACCAACACTGGCCTGCTGTACCCCAAGGCCTGCTGTGTGAACATGAAGGATCCCACCTGCGACGGCCTCACCATAGAAGAGGGACTACTGCACCAAGCG AGCTGCCTTTCCAAGCTTGTCACCGTGATCAAGGAGCAGAGCGTCATCATCGGCTCCACAGCTGCTGTCATCTGTATCATGGAG TTAGTTTCCATGATCGTGTCAGTGGTGTTGTTCGTAAGGCTGGGAAACGTCTACTACTAG